One window of Microbacterium sp. 1S1 genomic DNA carries:
- a CDS encoding response regulator, with the protein MSTVALIDDHESVRLGLEAACARDGQTVVFTGSTVGSYLVWRSSTGASPADVVVLDLTLGDGTTVTENVVSLVADGASVVIHSVADRPAAVREALAAGAAGVVSKSSALDDVLDAIRTVAQGEALNNVEWASAVDGDRAFADAQLSIREREVLRLYATGLPLKAVAERLGVAYSTAKENITRIRVKYVEVGRPAPTKVDLLRRALEDGIVTADGAPSAR; encoded by the coding sequence ATGAGCACCGTCGCCCTCATCGACGACCACGAGTCCGTCCGCCTCGGCCTTGAGGCCGCGTGTGCCAGGGACGGGCAGACCGTCGTGTTCACCGGGAGCACGGTCGGCTCCTACCTCGTGTGGCGGTCCTCGACGGGGGCCTCGCCGGCGGACGTGGTCGTCCTCGACCTGACGCTGGGAGACGGGACGACGGTGACAGAGAACGTCGTGTCCCTCGTCGCCGATGGCGCCAGCGTCGTGATCCACAGCGTCGCCGACCGGCCCGCAGCGGTCCGGGAGGCCCTGGCGGCGGGTGCGGCCGGTGTCGTCAGCAAGTCGTCGGCCCTCGACGACGTGCTCGACGCCATCCGCACGGTGGCCCAGGGTGAGGCGTTGAACAACGTCGAATGGGCGAGCGCGGTCGACGGCGACCGCGCGTTCGCCGACGCCCAGCTGTCCATCCGTGAGCGAGAGGTGCTGCGCCTCTACGCGACGGGTCTGCCGCTGAAGGCCGTGGCCGAGCGCCTGGGCGTCGCCTACTCCACGGCGAAGGAGAACATCACCCGCATCCGGGTGAAGTACGTCGAGGTCGGCCGGCCGGCGCCCACCAAGGTGGACCTGCTGCGGCGCGCGTTGGAGGACGGCATCGTGACGGCCGACGGGGCGCCGAGTGCCCGCTGA
- a CDS encoding class I SAM-dependent RNA methyltransferase, with translation MTSSAADVLDLDITGIAHGGTFVARHEGRVVFVSDAIPGERVRARLLEPSAGTGEPDTRSFWRAETIEVLDASPHRRPHIWPEADVAHDPAQRPGGADLGHIALDHQRVLKRQVLSEALDRFAGPGLDAPEIEAVESGDGTGWRTRVTLHVDDAGRIGPFAARSHRVVPVSTYPLARPAIAEAALALQGEKAGRIELVEPADGRVRILRHPEAERRASRDRRSRPKPEVVQERVGDRTFDVDAGGFWQVHPRAASVLDGAVYGLLDGHVEPDATHYDLYGGVGLFARTLADLGGTDVVTVESSRRATQHAVANLAPLEVTAVTARVDRFLQQPRGGGATGAVVLDPPRSGAGRVVVEGVHALAPSAIAYVACDPVALARDLGTFRGLGWRVDALRGFDLFPHSHHFEVVALLTR, from the coding sequence ATGACTTCCTCCGCAGCCGACGTGCTCGATCTCGACATCACCGGCATCGCCCACGGAGGCACCTTCGTCGCCCGTCACGAAGGACGCGTGGTCTTCGTCTCCGACGCGATCCCGGGTGAGCGCGTCCGGGCCCGGCTCCTGGAACCGTCCGCCGGCACGGGGGAGCCCGACACCCGGAGCTTCTGGCGCGCCGAGACGATCGAGGTCCTCGACGCCTCCCCGCATCGCCGGCCGCACATCTGGCCGGAAGCGGACGTCGCGCACGACCCCGCCCAGCGGCCCGGCGGCGCCGACCTCGGGCACATCGCGCTCGACCACCAGCGCGTGCTCAAGCGACAGGTTCTCTCGGAGGCGTTGGACCGCTTCGCCGGCCCCGGCCTCGACGCGCCGGAGATCGAGGCCGTGGAGTCCGGCGACGGGACGGGGTGGCGCACCCGGGTGACGCTGCACGTCGACGATGCCGGGCGGATCGGCCCCTTCGCCGCCCGCAGTCACCGCGTCGTTCCGGTGTCGACCTACCCGCTCGCCCGCCCCGCGATCGCCGAGGCCGCCCTGGCCCTGCAGGGCGAGAAGGCCGGACGCATCGAGCTCGTGGAGCCGGCCGACGGCCGCGTGCGCATCCTCCGGCACCCTGAGGCGGAACGCCGGGCCTCCAGGGACCGCCGCTCTCGGCCGAAGCCCGAGGTGGTGCAGGAGCGCGTCGGCGACCGCACATTCGACGTCGACGCAGGAGGCTTCTGGCAGGTGCACCCCCGTGCCGCCTCGGTGCTCGACGGCGCCGTGTACGGGCTGCTCGACGGTCACGTGGAGCCGGACGCGACGCACTACGACCTGTACGGCGGCGTCGGGCTCTTCGCCCGGACGCTCGCGGATCTCGGCGGCACCGACGTGGTCACCGTCGAGTCCAGCCGCCGCGCGACGCAGCACGCCGTCGCGAACCTCGCTCCGCTCGAGGTGACCGCCGTGACCGCCCGCGTCGACCGTTTCCTGCAGCAGCCGCGCGGCGGGGGCGCGACGGGGGCCGTCGTGCTCGACCCGCCCCGTTCCGGCGCCGGTCGGGTGGTCGTGGAGGGCGTGCATGCGCTGGCTCCGTCCGCGATCGCCTACGTCGCCTGCGACCCCGTCGCCCTCGCGCGTGATCTCGGCACCTTCCGCGGCCTGGGGTGGCGCGTGGACGCGCTCCGAGGCTTCGACCTGTTCCCGCACTCGCACCACTTCGAGGTCGTCGCCCTGCTCACCCGGTGA
- a CDS encoding Maf family protein: protein MRVCLASTSPARLMLLRQAGIEPLTLSPEVDEDALAAAAEERMGPLAPADLVLLLARAKAAAVAERLAADSAFDGVVIGGDSMFALGDRVYGKPYTPEEATRRWREMRGATGVLHSGHSVFRVSPGADPVEATAVAEAAVTFAEDISEDEIAAYVASGEPLHVAGAFTLDSLGGAFITRVEGDPSTVVGMSLSTVRRLTADLGVRWTDLWS, encoded by the coding sequence ATGCGCGTCTGCCTTGCCTCCACCTCCCCCGCCCGGCTCATGCTGCTGCGTCAGGCCGGCATCGAACCCCTCACGCTGTCGCCGGAGGTGGACGAGGACGCCCTGGCCGCCGCGGCGGAGGAACGCATGGGTCCCCTCGCCCCCGCCGATCTGGTGCTGCTGCTCGCGCGCGCCAAGGCCGCCGCCGTCGCCGAACGACTGGCCGCCGACAGCGCGTTCGACGGCGTCGTCATCGGCGGCGACTCGATGTTCGCGCTCGGGGACCGGGTGTACGGCAAGCCCTACACGCCCGAGGAGGCCACGCGCCGCTGGCGGGAGATGCGCGGCGCAACGGGCGTGCTGCACTCCGGCCACTCCGTGTTCCGCGTCTCTCCCGGCGCTGACCCTGTCGAGGCGACCGCGGTGGCGGAGGCCGCCGTGACGTTCGCCGAGGACATCAGCGAGGACGAGATCGCCGCCTACGTGGCGTCAGGGGAGCCGCTGCACGTCGCCGGGGCGTTCACCCTCGACAGCCTCGGCGGCGCCTTCATCACCCGGGTCGAGGGCGATCCCTCCACCGTGGTGGGCATGTCACTGTCCACCGTGCGCCGTCTCACCGCCGACCTCGGGGTGCGATGGACGGATCTGTGGTCGTAG